The genomic segment GGCCAGCGAGAAGCTGTTCGAGCTGGCCGGTTCTTCCGCCACCCGCGCCGGGCACAACCTCGACCGCCACTGGCGCAATGCGCGCACGCACACGCTGCACGATCCGGTGCGCTGGAAGCTGCACCTGATCGGCAACTACTACCTGAACAACGCGCTGCCCAAGCGGCACTCCTGGAACTGATATGTCGTTGCTTTTCAATCCGCCGCCCGCCGATGGACGGGCGCAGCCAGCGCCCGCGCCTGCCGTGGTTCCGCATCTTGTCCGCGACGACGCCGAAGCGATCGCCATTGCGCGCCGGCTGGCCGCACACTTTGCGCCCGGAGCGGCCGAGCGCGACCGCGAACGGCGCCTGCCCTGGGAGGAACTGGAAGCCTTCAGCGCCAGCGGCCTGTGGGGCATCACCGTGCCGCGCGAATACGGTGGCGCGGGCGTGTCCAACACCACGCTGGCGGAGGTCATCGCCATCATCGCTGCCGCGGATGGCTCGCTCGGGCAGATTCCGCAGAACCACTTCTATGCGCTGGAGGTGCTGCGTGTTGGCGGCACGCCAGCGCAGCAGGCATTCTTCTATGCCCGCGCACTGGCCGGCGAGCGCTTCGGCAACGCACTGGCCGAGATCGGCCACAAGGACTTCCGCCGCCGCACGCGGCTCACGCCAGACGGCGACGGCTTCCGCATCGATGGCAAGAAGTTCTATTGCACCGGCGCGCTGTATGCGCACTGGATTCCCACACTAGTAGTGGCCGAGGAAGCCGGACGCGAAGTCACGTGGCTCGCGTTTGTGCCGCGCACGGCCGCCGGTGTCGGCATTACGGATGACTGGGACGGCTTTGGCCAGCGCATCACCGGCAGCGGCTCGGTGACGTTCGAGAACGTACGCGTCGAGGCTGACTGGGTGGTGCCGTTCCTCGCCTCGTTCGAGCGGCCCACGACCATCGGTCCCTTTGCCCAGTTGCTGCATGCGGCGATCGACCTCGGCATCGGCCGTGGCGCGCTGGCAGCCACGCTGCCGTTCCTGCGCGACCACGCACGGCCGTGGATCGATGCCGGCGTAGCACGCGCGGCGGACGACCCGCTGACGCTGCACCAGCTTGGCGAGGTCCAGGTACGGCTGCGCGCCGCCGAAGCACTCGTGCGCCGCGCCGGCCGTGCCACCGATGCCGCGCAGCAGGTGGCCGACGAACAGACCGTCGCGCAGGCGTCGCTGGCCGTTGCTGCCGCGCGTGCGCTCACGACAACCGCATCGCTGCTTGCCGGCACGCGGCTGTTCGAGCTGGGCGGCACGTCCGCCACGCTCGACAACCAGGGCCTGGACCGTTTCTGGCGCAACGCGCGCACGCATACGTTGCACGATCCGGTTCGCTGGAAATACCACGCGGTCGGCAACTTCCATCTCAATGACAAGCTGCCGCCGCGGCATGGAGCGATCTGATGGCGAACCATGGACAGCGCAAGCAGATCCTGCTCAACGCGTTCAACATGAACTGCGTGGGGCATATCAACCACGGGCTGTGGACGCACCCGCGCGACCGCTCGGCGGAGTACAACACACTGGAGTACTGGGTGGACCAGGCGCGCACGCTAGAACGCGGCCTGTTCGACGGATTGTTCATCGCCGACATCGTCGGCGTCTATGACGTGTACCGCGGCAACGTCGATGTCACGCTGCAGGAATCGATCCAGCTTCCGGTGAACGACCCGCTGCTTCTCGTCCCCGCCATGGCCGCGGCCACCAGGCACCTTGGCTTCGGGGTCACGGTGAACCTGACCTATGAGCAGCCGTACCTGCTGGCGCGCCGGTTTTCCACGCTGGACCACCTGACGCGCGGGCGTGTCGGCTGGAACATCGTGACCGGCTACCTCGACAGCGCGGCGCGCGCCATGGGCCTCGAAGGACAGCTCGCCCACGACGAGCGCTACGAC from the Cupriavidus sp. WKF15 genome contains:
- a CDS encoding SfnB family sulfur acquisition oxidoreductase → MSLLFNPPPADGRAQPAPAPAVVPHLVRDDAEAIAIARRLAAHFAPGAAERDRERRLPWEELEAFSASGLWGITVPREYGGAGVSNTTLAEVIAIIAAADGSLGQIPQNHFYALEVLRVGGTPAQQAFFYARALAGERFGNALAEIGHKDFRRRTRLTPDGDGFRIDGKKFYCTGALYAHWIPTLVVAEEAGREVTWLAFVPRTAAGVGITDDWDGFGQRITGSGSVTFENVRVEADWVVPFLASFERPTTIGPFAQLLHAAIDLGIGRGALAATLPFLRDHARPWIDAGVARAADDPLTLHQLGEVQVRLRAAEALVRRAGRATDAAQQVADEQTVAQASLAVAAARALTTTASLLAGTRLFELGGTSATLDNQGLDRFWRNARTHTLHDPVRWKYHAVGNFHLNDKLPPRHGAI